In the Drosophila gunungcola strain Sukarami unplaced genomic scaffold, Dgunungcola_SK_2 000001F, whole genome shotgun sequence genome, one interval contains:
- the LOC128263062 gene encoding phospholipase A2 group XV: MRLKSGIFLVLLLATFLGLGECFWPWPFTKKHRSNEPPPPPPPEPKLSPVIFVPGDGGSQMDARLNKSSAPYLICQKTHDWYNLWLDLEQLVIPMVYCWIDNVKLYYDKVTRTTHNTPGVETRIPGWGNPEVVEWIDPTKNSAGAYFKDIANVLVDLGYVRKLNIHGAPYDFRKAPDENKQFFIDLKQLVEDTYEANNQSAVTFITHSMGSPMTLVFLQQQTVVWKAKYIKRMISLAGAWAGSFKAVKVFAMGDDLDSFALSAKILKAEQISHPSTAWLLPSPLFWKPSEVLATTPSRNYTMAQLKEFFNDIDYMTGWEMRKDTIKYSRNFSPPDVELHCLYGDGIDTVERLQYKKSAIAGETPKLIMGLGDGTVNQRSLRACQYWAGYTSSPINTLALQGVDHMHILSNPDVLKYVRTVMQQP; encoded by the exons ATGAGGCTCAAATCGGGAATATTTCTGGTGCTGCTATTGGCCACTTTTTTGGGTCTAGGCGAATGCTTTTGGCCCTGGCCTTTTACCAAAAAACACAGGTCAAACGaacctcctcctccaccgccCCCTGAACCCAAGCTATCGCCCGTGATTTTTG TTCCCGGCGATGGAGGCTCTCAGATGGATGCGCGCCTAAACAAGTCCAGCGCTCCCtatttaatttgccaaaaGACCCACGACTGGTATAATCTCTGGCTGGATCTCGAGCAGTTGGTCATTCCGATGGTCTATTGCTGGATTGACAATGTCAAGTTGTATTACGACAAGGTCACCAGGACCACCCACAACACGCCCGGTGTGGAAACGAGGATTCCCGGATGGGGCAATCCGGAGGTCGTCGAGTGGATCGATCCAACTAAAAACAGTGCCGGAGCCTACTTCAAGGACATTGCCAATGTGCTGGTGGATCTGGGCTATGTGCGCAAACTGAACATCCATGGAGCACCCTACGACTTCCGCAAAGCGCCGG atGAAAACAAGCAGTTCTTCATCGATCTCAAGCAATTGGTGGAGGACACTTACGAGGCCAACAATCAGTCGGCTGTCACCTTTATCACGCACAGCATGGGCAGTCCCATGACCCTCGTGTTCTTGCAGCAGCAGACAGTCGTGTGGAAGGCTAAATACATAAAAAGGATGATAAGCCTCGCTGGAGCTTGGGCTGGCAGCTTTAAGGCAGTGAAGGTGTTCGCCATGGGCGACGATCTCGACTCGTTTGCTCTGAGTGCGAAGATCCTTAAGGCCGAGCAGATATCACACCCATCCACTGCTTGGCTCCTGCCGTCGCCGCTCTTCTGGAAACCATCGGAGGTTCTGGCCACGACCCCGAGCAGAAACTATACAATGGCACAGCTCAAGGAGTTCTTCAACGATATAGACTACATGACGGGCTGGGAGATGCGCAAGGATACGATTAAATACAGCCGAAACTTTAGTCCACCCGATGTGGAGCTGCACTGTCTGTATGGCGATGGCATAGACACAGTGGAGAG ATTGCAGTACAAAAAGTCGGCTATTGCCGGGGAAACGCCAAAGCTTATAATGGGTCTGGGCGATGGGACTGTAAATCAACGCTCTTTACGAGCCTGCCAATATTGGGCGGGTTATACCAGCTCTCCGATAAACACATTGGCCCTCCAGGGCGTTGACCACATGCATATCCTGTCCAATCCAGATGTCCTTAAATATGTTCGCACTGTCATGCAGCAGCCGTAA